From Cydia fagiglandana chromosome 24, ilCydFagi1.1, whole genome shotgun sequence, a single genomic window includes:
- the LOC134676497 gene encoding histone H2A, producing MSGRGKGGKVKGKAKSRSNRAGLQFPVGRIHRLLRKGNYAERVGAGAPVYLAAVMEYLAAEVLELAGNAARDNKKTRIIPRHLQLAIRNDEELNKLLSGVTIAQGGVLPNIQAVLLPKKTEKKA from the coding sequence ATGTCTGGACGCGGTAAAGGTGGCAAGGTTAAGGGAAAGGCAAAGTCCCGTTCTAACCGTGCCGGACTCCAGTTCCCCGTCGGCCGTATCCACAGGCTTCTACGCAAGGGCAACTACGCCGAGCGCGTCGGTGCCGGTGCCCCGGTGTACCTAGCCGCCGTCATGGAATACCTGGCCGCTGAGGTTCTCGAGTTGGCAGGCAACGCCGCTCGCGACAACAAGAAGACCAGGATCATCCCTAGGCATCTCCAGCTGGCGATCCGCAACGACGAGGAGTTAAACAAGCTCCTCTCCGGTGTGACCATCGCCCAGGGTGGTGTGCTGCCTAACATTCAGGCCGTACTCCTGCCCAAGAAGACCGAGAAGAAGGCTTAA
- the LOC134676503 gene encoding histone H1C-like gives MADTAVAADAPAPATPAKKPKASASAGAKKPKAKPTHPKTSEMVNSAIKELKERSGSSLQAIKKYIAAQYKVDAEKLAPFIRKYLKSAVESGALIQTKGKGASGSFKLESKTSSAGKKPAAAKKSSAKSSAAAKKPAAAKPAKAKKAAASPAKPKAATKDKKAAAAKKKPAAKKPSTPAKGKSAAAPKAKKTAKPPTKKPKAPKPKKAAAAPKAKPAAKKAASKK, from the coding sequence atggccgatacCGCAGTTGCTGCCGACGCTCCCGCCCCGGCGACGCCCGCGAAGAAGCCTAAGGCGTCCGCCTCCGCAGGCGCTAAGAAGCCTAAGGCGAAGCCCACCCACCCTAAGACGTCCGAGATGGTTAACAGCGCCATAAAGGAGTTGAAGGAGAGGAGCGGTTCGTCCCTGCAGGCTATCAAGAAATACATCGCCGCCCAGTACAAGGTCGACGCCGAGAAGCTGGCACCTTTCATCAGAAAATATCTGAAGAGCGCAGTCGAATCCGGCGCACTCATACAGACCAAAGGCAAGGGCGCGTCCGGCTCGTTCAAACTGGAGTCGAAGACATCATCCGCCGGCAAGAAGCCCGCCGCGGCCAAGAAATCTAGCGCTAAATCTTCAGCCGCCGCTAAGAAGCCCGCCGCAGCTAAGCCCGCTAAGGCGAAGAAGGCCGCCGCGTCCCCGGCCAAGCCTAAGGCCGCCACGAAGGACAAGAAGGCCGCCGCAGCCAAAAAGAAGCCCGCAGCGAAGAAACCTTCCACCCCCGCCAAAGGCAAGAGCGCCGCCGCGCCTAAGGCCAAGAAGACCGCGAAGCCGCCGACCAAGAAGCCTAAAGCTCCCAAGCCAAAGAAGGCCGCGGCCGCTCCCAAAGCGAAGCCCGCCGCTAAGAAGGCTGCCTCGAAGAAGTAA
- the LOC134676115 gene encoding histone H2B — MPPKTSGKAAKKSGKAQKNISKSDSKKKKKHKRKESYAIYIYKVLKQVHPDTGISSKAMSIMNSFVNDIFERIAAEASRLAHYNKRSTITSREVQTSVRLLLPGELAKHAVSEGTKAVTKYTSSK, encoded by the coding sequence ATGCCACCCAAGACTAGCGGTAAGGCCGCCAAGAAATCCGGCAAGGCCCAGAAGAACATCTCCAAGTCGGACTccaagaaaaagaagaagcatAAGCGCAAGGAGAGCTACGCCATCTACATCTACAAGGTGCTCAAGCAGGTCCACCCCGACACCGGTATCTCCAGCAAGGCCATGTCGATCATGAACTCGTTCGTGAACGACATCTTCGAGCGCATCGCCGCCGAGGCCTCCCGCCTCGCTCACTACAACAAGAGGTCCACTATCACCAGCAGGGAGGTGCAGACCTCCGTGAGGCTCTTGCTGCCCGGTGAGCTCGCCAAGCACGCCGTCAGTGAAGGCACCAAGGCCGTCACCAAGTACACCAGCTCCAAGTAA